In Aythya fuligula isolate bAytFul2 chromosome 19, bAytFul2.pri, whole genome shotgun sequence, one genomic interval encodes:
- the SCAI gene encoding protein SCAI, protein MSSGGAEDDIPQAERKTVTDFCYLLDKSKQLFNGLRDLPQYGQKQWQSYFGRTFDVYTKLWKFQQQHRQVLDNRYGLKRWQIGEIASKIGQLYYHYYLRTSETSYLNEAFSFYSAIRQRSYYSQVNKEDRPELVVKKLRYYARFIVVCLLLNKMDVVKDLVKELSDEIEDYTHRFNTEDQVEWNLVLQEVAAFIEADPVMVLNDDNTIVITSNRLSETGAPLLEQGMIVGQLALADALIIGNCNNQVKFSELTIDMFRMLQALEREPMNLASQMNKPGMQESTEKPARRENPHKYLLYKPTFSQLYTFLAASFKELPANSVLLIYLSATGVFPSGRSDSEGPYDFGGVLTNSNRDIINGDAIHKRNQSYKEMHCLHPGDLYPFTRKPLFIIVDSSNSVAYKNFTNLFGQPLVCLLSPTAYPKALQDQSQRGSLFTLFLNNPLMAFLFVSGLSSMRRGLWEKCQDYLRKINRDIAQLLTHSRSIDQSFLQFFGDEFLRLLLTRFIFCSATMRMHKIFRQETRNYPESYPQLPRDETVENPHLQKHILELASILDVRNVFMENTLDDY, encoded by the exons ATGTCATCAGGAGGAGCTGAAGATGATATTCCTcaggcagagaggaaaacagttACAGACTTTTGCTACTTGTTGGATAAATCTAAGCAGCTCTTCAATGGCTTAAG GGATTTACCTCAGTATGGGCAAAAGCAGTGGCAATCCTATTTTGGGCGAACATTTGATGTTTATACCAAACTCTGGAAATTCCAACAGCAGCATCG ACAAGTATTGGACAATCGGTATGGGTTGAAGCGGTGGCAAATTGGGGAAATTGCTTCCAAGATTGGGCAGCTCTATTACCATTATTA CTTGCGCACTTCAGAAACCAGCTATCTCAATGAAGCTTTCTCCTTCTATTCGGCAATTAGGCAGAGGTCATACTACTCCCAAGTCAACAAAGAAGACAG GCCTGAATTAGTGGTTAAGAAGCTGCGTTACTATGCAAGGTTTATAGTGGTTTGTCTCTTGCTCAACAAAATGGATGTTGTAAAGGACCTTGTAAAG GAGCTGTCAGATGAAATTGAAGACTACACTCATCGGTTTAATACTGAAGATCAGGTGGAGTGGAACCTGGTTCTGCAGGAAGTGGCAGCTTTTATTGAG gCAGACCctgtaatggttttaaatgatGACAACACCATTGTAATCACCTCCAACAGGCTTTCTGAAACTGGAGCTCCATTGCTAGAACAGGGAATGATAGTGGGACAGCTTGCTCTTGCAGACGCACTGATTATTGGGAACTGCAATAACCAG GTCAAGTTCAGTGAATTAACAATTGATATGTTTCGAATGCTACAAGCACTTGAAAGGGAACCAATGAATTTAGCTTCACAGATGAACAAACCTGGAATGCAA gAGTCAACAGAGAAACCAGCCAGGCGGGAAAACCCCCATAAATATCTGCTTTATAAACCAACGTTCAGCCAGCTGTATACGTTTTTAGCAGCATCATTTAAG GAGCTGCCTGCAAACAGTGTACTGCTGATTTACTTGTCTGCCACGGGCGTGTTCCCATCAGGTCGTTCGGATAGTGAAG GTCCATATGATTTTGGTGGTGTTCTGACAAATAGTAACCGGGACATTATAAATGGAGATGCTATCCACAAGCGAAACCAATCTTACAAGGAGATGCACTG tctTCACCCTGGAGATCTCTACCCTTTCACAAGGAAGCCTCTCTTTATCATTGTGGATTCGTCAAATAGCGTCGCCTATAAG AATTTCACAAACTTATTTGGACAACCATTGGTGTGCTTGCTTTCTCCAACAGCATATCCAAAAGCATTACAAG ATCAGTCTCAGCGGGGTAGCCTCTTCACACTCTTTCTGAACAATCCTTTAATGGCATTCCTATTTGTCTCTGGATTATCAAGCATGCGCAGAGGTTTGTGGGAGAAGTGTCAAGACTATCTTAGAAAAATCAATCGAGATATTGCCCAGCTGCTGACCCACTCCCGCTCCATAG ATCAGTCCTTTCTTCAATTCTTTGGGGATGAATTTCTTCGTTTGCTTCtaacaagatttattttctgctcgGCTACTATGAGGATGCACAAAATTTTCCGG CAGGAAACACGAAATTATCCAGAATCTTATCCTCAGCTGCCAAGAGATGAGACGGTGGAGAACCCTCACCTCCAAAAGCACATTTTGGAGCTGGCTTCCATACTGGatgttagaaatgttttcatggAAAACACTCTCGACgactattaa
- the GOLGA1 gene encoding golgin subfamily A member 1 isoform X2, with amino-acid sequence MFAKLKKKIAEEAAVAPRAGGAARIPRSISKESITSVGADSGDDFASDGSSSREDLSSQLFRRNEQIRKLEIKLSDYADQIRNLQKIKEKLENALEKHQDSSMRKFQEQNEAHQANRAKMAEGMALALEKKDQEWMEKLGQVEKEKKMLEKQLREMREQSLNLFQKRDEIDELEGFQQQEMAKVKHMLLKKEESLSKAEQELEACTQELAHTKEVLQDASNESSGLRKDLQELQQQFLELEAQRDELRTAETNAENKITALELREQELQTVIQQLSVDLQNAQVAGSGCEKRLEMLQVEHESLKVEYEQHKLKMTFEFAERNKLTEQLQEKVSSLEKKLERNLSGDEHMQELLKEKAALELKLDETRQQILTDRMHHADTVNQLETQNRELEQKLQTTTETLKKIKEAAGEQDLKIQKLETDLENERNKLQQQLSSEKHQYEQKVTELESQIAALQTAWEFDKTSTQHKISQLEKENEHLNESREKYESSLKNQESELNRLKKELSSRETVSTEIAKALEETRKQREEFQQQVSHLASLIEEKDRLIGEKSDVLLKQKEELNQLRQDHEAVLLQMHQLQSDIEACNSQAVEKEETARKEIDELKLQVSDLEESAGPLNNEHLHPPENRVMEQNGEVAAADVIQLQKDNRELEQQIVEKNKMIKQLQQRMTELKKTLQKELKIRPDSEVPEVREKTNSEVPNTSVTVTNNSDLNDSREINFEYLKHVVLKFMSCRESEAFHLIKAVSVLLNFSQEEENMLKETLEYKMSWFGSKPSPKGSIRPSISSPRTLWS; translated from the exons ATGTTCGCGAAGCTGAAGAAGAAGATCGCGGAGGAGGCGGCCGTGGCCCCCAGGGCGGGGGGGGCCGCCCGGATCCCCCGGTCCATCAGCAAGGAGTCCATAACCTCCGTGGGGGCGGACTCGGGAGATGACTTC GCTTCTGATGGAAGCAGCTCTAGAGAGGATCTTTCATCCCAGTTGTTCagaagaaatgaacaaataagAAAGCTGGAGATCAAGCTGTCTG ATTATGCTGATCAGATCCGAAACTTGCAGAAGATAAAAGAGAAGCTTGAGAATGCATTAGAAAAGCATCAGGATT CCTCCATGAGGAAGTTTCAAGAGCAGAATGAAGCTCACCAGGCCAACCGAGCCAAGATGGCTGAGGGAATGGCTTTGGCCTTAGAAAAAAAGGACCAG GAGTGGATGGAAAAATTGGGTCAAGTTGAAAAG gaaaaaaaaatgcttgaaaagcaGTTACGAGAAATGAGGGAGCAGAGTTTGAACCTTTTTCAAAAGAGAGATGAAATTGATGAGCTGGAAGGCTTTCAACAGCAGGAAATGGCCAAAGTTAAACACATG cttttgaaaaaggaagaatctctgagcaaagcagagcaggaactAGAGGCATGCACTCAAGAGCTAGCCCACACTAAGGAAGTGCTTCAGGATGCAAGCAATGAGTCATCAGGCCTACGAAAAGATcttcaggagctgcagcagcagttcttgGAGCTAGAGGCACAGAG AGATGAACTAAGGACAGCTGagacaaatgcagaaaataagatCACTGCTCTGGAGTTACGAGAACAAGAACTACAAACTGTCATTCAGCAGCTTTCTGTAGACTTGCAAAAT GCTCAAGTTGCTGGTTCCGGTTGTGAGAAGAGACTGGAAATGTTACAAGTGGAGCATGAATCTCTGAAGGTGGAATATGAACAACATAAGCTAAAG ATGACTTTTGAATTTGCTGAGAGAAATAAACTTACCgaacagctgcaggaaaaagtgtcctctttggaaaagaagctagaaagaaatctttcaggGGATGAACATATGCAGGAATTACTCAAGGAg AAAGCTGCTCTTGAGCTGAAACTGGATGAAACCAGGCAGCAGATACTAACAGACAGAATGCATCACGCTGATACTGTGAACCAGTTGGAAAcacag AATAGAGAACTGGAACAAAAACTGCAGACCACAACAGAAACGttgaaaaagattaaagaagCAGCTGGTGAGCAAGATCTGAAGATTCAGAAGTTG gaaactgatctagaaaatgaaagaaataaactgcagcagcagttaTCAAGTGAGAAACATCAATATGAACAAAAAGTTACTGAGCTGGAGTCTCAAATTGCTGCTCTTCAAACAGCTTGGGAATTTGATAAAACATCTACTCAGCACAAGATA AGCCAgttggagaaggaaaatgaacatcttaatgaaagcagagaaaagtatGAGAGTTCGTTAAAAAATCAAGAATCTGAACTAAACAGGCTAAAG aaggaaTTAAGCAGCAGAGAGACTGTCAGCACTGAAATTGCCAAAGCACTGGAAGAAACACGAAAACAGAGAGAGGAATTTCAACAGCAG GTTTCACATCTGGCTTCCTTAATAGAGGAAAAAGACCGACTTATTGGTGAAAAATCTGATGTGCTtctaaaacagaaggaagaactAAACCAACTAAGACAAG ATCATGAAGCTGTCTTGCTGCAAATGCACCAGTTGCAATCTGATATAGAGGCATGTAATAGCCAAGcagtggagaaagaagaaacggcaagaaaagaaatagatgaGTTGAAGTTGCAG gTTTCAGATCTAGAAGAATCAGCAGGACCCTTGAACAACGAGCATTTACATCCTCCAGAAAACCGTGTGATGGAACAGAATGGAGAGGTAGCAGCTGCAGATGTCATTCAACTTCAGAAGGATAACAGAGAGCTGGAACAGCAAATTGTTGAGAAAAACAAG ATGATAAAGCAGTTACAGCAAAGAatgacagaactgaaaaaaaccCTCCAAAAAGAACTG aaaataaggcCTGACAGTGAGGTACCTGAAGTACgtgaaaaaacaaattctgaagtGCCTAATACTTCTGTGACTGTCACAAACAATTCTGATTTAAATGACTCAAGGGAGATAAACTTTGAATACCTTAAACACGTTGTACTAAAATTCATGTCCTGCCGGGAGTCTGAG GCATTCCATCTAATTAAAGCTGTATCTGTGTTACTGAATTTTTcgcaagaggaagaaaatatgcttAAAGAAACTTTGGAGTACAAG ATGTCGTGGTTTGGGTCAAAGCCATCTCCTAAAGGCAGTATCCGGCCATCTATCTCGAGCCCAAGGACGCTGTGGTCTTAA
- the GOLGA1 gene encoding golgin subfamily A member 1 isoform X1 — translation MFAKLKKKIAEEAAVAPRAGGAARIPRSISKESITSVGADSGDDFASDGSSSREDLSSQLFRRNEQIRKLEIKLSDYADQIRNLQKIKEKLENALEKHQDSSMRKFQEQNEAHQANRAKMAEGMALALEKKDQEWMEKLGQVEKEKKMLEKQLREMREQSLNLFQKRDEIDELEGFQQQEMAKVKHMLLKKEESLSKAEQELEACTQELAHTKEVLQDASNESSGLRKDLQELQQQFLELEAQRDELRTAETNAENKITALELREQELQTVIQQLSVDLQNAQVAGSGCEKRLEMLQVEHESLKVEYEQHKLKMTFEFAERNKLTEQLQEKVSSLEKKLERNLSGDEHMQELLKEKAALELKLDETRQQILTDRMHHADTVNQLETQNRELEQKLQTTTETLKKIKEAAGEQDLKIQKLETDLENERNKLQQQLSSEKHQYEQKVTELESQIAALQTAWEFDKTSTQHKISQLEKENEHLNESREKYESSLKNQESELNRLKKELSSRETVSTEIAKALEETRKQREEFQQQVSHLASLIEEKDRLIGEKSDVLLKQKEELNQLRQDHEAVLLQMHQLQSDIEACNSQAVEKEETARKEIDELKLQVQECMLAREHEKNVSDLEESAGPLNNEHLHPPENRVMEQNGEVAAADVIQLQKDNRELEQQIVEKNKMIKQLQQRMTELKKTLQKELKIRPDSEVPEVREKTNSEVPNTSVTVTNNSDLNDSREINFEYLKHVVLKFMSCRESEAFHLIKAVSVLLNFSQEEENMLKETLEYKMSWFGSKPSPKGSIRPSISSPRTLWS, via the exons ATGTTCGCGAAGCTGAAGAAGAAGATCGCGGAGGAGGCGGCCGTGGCCCCCAGGGCGGGGGGGGCCGCCCGGATCCCCCGGTCCATCAGCAAGGAGTCCATAACCTCCGTGGGGGCGGACTCGGGAGATGACTTC GCTTCTGATGGAAGCAGCTCTAGAGAGGATCTTTCATCCCAGTTGTTCagaagaaatgaacaaataagAAAGCTGGAGATCAAGCTGTCTG ATTATGCTGATCAGATCCGAAACTTGCAGAAGATAAAAGAGAAGCTTGAGAATGCATTAGAAAAGCATCAGGATT CCTCCATGAGGAAGTTTCAAGAGCAGAATGAAGCTCACCAGGCCAACCGAGCCAAGATGGCTGAGGGAATGGCTTTGGCCTTAGAAAAAAAGGACCAG GAGTGGATGGAAAAATTGGGTCAAGTTGAAAAG gaaaaaaaaatgcttgaaaagcaGTTACGAGAAATGAGGGAGCAGAGTTTGAACCTTTTTCAAAAGAGAGATGAAATTGATGAGCTGGAAGGCTTTCAACAGCAGGAAATGGCCAAAGTTAAACACATG cttttgaaaaaggaagaatctctgagcaaagcagagcaggaactAGAGGCATGCACTCAAGAGCTAGCCCACACTAAGGAAGTGCTTCAGGATGCAAGCAATGAGTCATCAGGCCTACGAAAAGATcttcaggagctgcagcagcagttcttgGAGCTAGAGGCACAGAG AGATGAACTAAGGACAGCTGagacaaatgcagaaaataagatCACTGCTCTGGAGTTACGAGAACAAGAACTACAAACTGTCATTCAGCAGCTTTCTGTAGACTTGCAAAAT GCTCAAGTTGCTGGTTCCGGTTGTGAGAAGAGACTGGAAATGTTACAAGTGGAGCATGAATCTCTGAAGGTGGAATATGAACAACATAAGCTAAAG ATGACTTTTGAATTTGCTGAGAGAAATAAACTTACCgaacagctgcaggaaaaagtgtcctctttggaaaagaagctagaaagaaatctttcaggGGATGAACATATGCAGGAATTACTCAAGGAg AAAGCTGCTCTTGAGCTGAAACTGGATGAAACCAGGCAGCAGATACTAACAGACAGAATGCATCACGCTGATACTGTGAACCAGTTGGAAAcacag AATAGAGAACTGGAACAAAAACTGCAGACCACAACAGAAACGttgaaaaagattaaagaagCAGCTGGTGAGCAAGATCTGAAGATTCAGAAGTTG gaaactgatctagaaaatgaaagaaataaactgcagcagcagttaTCAAGTGAGAAACATCAATATGAACAAAAAGTTACTGAGCTGGAGTCTCAAATTGCTGCTCTTCAAACAGCTTGGGAATTTGATAAAACATCTACTCAGCACAAGATA AGCCAgttggagaaggaaaatgaacatcttaatgaaagcagagaaaagtatGAGAGTTCGTTAAAAAATCAAGAATCTGAACTAAACAGGCTAAAG aaggaaTTAAGCAGCAGAGAGACTGTCAGCACTGAAATTGCCAAAGCACTGGAAGAAACACGAAAACAGAGAGAGGAATTTCAACAGCAG GTTTCACATCTGGCTTCCTTAATAGAGGAAAAAGACCGACTTATTGGTGAAAAATCTGATGTGCTtctaaaacagaaggaagaactAAACCAACTAAGACAAG ATCATGAAGCTGTCTTGCTGCAAATGCACCAGTTGCAATCTGATATAGAGGCATGTAATAGCCAAGcagtggagaaagaagaaacggcaagaaaagaaatagatgaGTTGAAGTTGCAGGTACAGGAATGTATGTTGGCCAGagaacatgagaaaaat gTTTCAGATCTAGAAGAATCAGCAGGACCCTTGAACAACGAGCATTTACATCCTCCAGAAAACCGTGTGATGGAACAGAATGGAGAGGTAGCAGCTGCAGATGTCATTCAACTTCAGAAGGATAACAGAGAGCTGGAACAGCAAATTGTTGAGAAAAACAAG ATGATAAAGCAGTTACAGCAAAGAatgacagaactgaaaaaaaccCTCCAAAAAGAACTG aaaataaggcCTGACAGTGAGGTACCTGAAGTACgtgaaaaaacaaattctgaagtGCCTAATACTTCTGTGACTGTCACAAACAATTCTGATTTAAATGACTCAAGGGAGATAAACTTTGAATACCTTAAACACGTTGTACTAAAATTCATGTCCTGCCGGGAGTCTGAG GCATTCCATCTAATTAAAGCTGTATCTGTGTTACTGAATTTTTcgcaagaggaagaaaatatgcttAAAGAAACTTTGGAGTACAAG ATGTCGTGGTTTGGGTCAAAGCCATCTCCTAAAGGCAGTATCCGGCCATCTATCTCGAGCCCAAGGACGCTGTGGTCTTAA